A stretch of the Eulemur rufifrons isolate Redbay chromosome 20, OSU_ERuf_1, whole genome shotgun sequence genome encodes the following:
- the WFDC9 gene encoding protein WFDC9, which translates to MKSWVLLLLVSISDVVIILPVLGGFKEYIPRKQIQGEKIETKLPEQCWVQPPPKYCRKKCTIIAACVDWNYTCCWTYCGSVCLHNG; encoded by the exons ATGAAGTCCTGGGTTCTCCTGCTTCTCGTGTCCATCTCTGACGTTGTGATCATTCTGCCTGTGCTGGGAGGCTTCAAAGAATACATTCCCC GGAAGCAAATACAAGGGGAGAAAA TTGAAACGAAACTACCTGAGCAGTGCTGGGTGCAGCCTCCACCTAAGTATTGTAGAAAGAAGTGCACTATAATCGCAGCCTGTGTAGACTGGAATTATACATGCTGCTGGACCTACTGTGGAAGCGTCTGCTTGCATAATGGGTGA